GAAAAGGTTCATCTGCACAATAAcgtgaaacatgttttaatctaaaacatgaagtgtgaatcagatcagctgaaataaaaccaaagtaaGTTTTACTAACAAGATGGAGGGCTGATGGCTGAAATCAAACCAAGACAAATAATTTCAGACACAGTTGTAAATGCCAGATTATCTTTAGTCACTTTATTCCTCTCTTCTACTCACTCTGACTGAGTATCTGTTTATACTCAGTCTGTTTACTGCTGACTGGATTTACTTTCTCTGATACCTGTTTTAATTTTGcaacatgaatgaaagaaatcaactcaaagactgaaatcaaagtagtgaaatctttcctttttctctctcacctttcttctttttgtaaacGATGAATCCAGCAGCACTGATGAGAATGAGAGCAAGAAcaaccactgcagcagtgacgaGGACGGTCATGTTACTGGGCTTCACTGTTGAACACAATAAATTAAGACTGGTGCAGATGAAGCAGATtagaacaaattaaaacaataaattagACTATTATTACTGTTTCAAGATGATCTCACCCTTCCCTTCATTTGTCCTGATCCGATCTTTCTCCAGTTTAGTGATGATGTCCTCCTTCACACCatagagctgaaacacacagtcgtaCCTGGTCCAGtcttcaggtgtgactgatgaaagTTTCAGGTCAACACTCATCTGGAAGGTTCCATCGTGGTTGGGGAGGATCTCTCCGTGGTCCACCTCCTCAtgaagctcctctccatctttcctccagaagagtgaggctctgtgagggtagaaacctgtagcgaggcagctgactggagaggagggagtcttctggaggagagacactgagggaagctctggagaggaaagagagagagattaaagaggagagagaggaaaagaaacaaggtcaaagaaagatgaacaaattacatttggaatcaatgaaatatttttaaaaaatgatgcatcATATACATCCTTTTTTACTTGCTAGCAGACTTCGTCTGCACTATTTTGTTTCAATACTATATTTGTTGGCACATCACTGCTGCAAACTGTTGATCAGGTGAATAGTGTGAAACCAGCAGCATGATGTGAATCATGTCATCCATCACTGATGTCAGACAGGTTGGattaataatacaatgacagttCAGTCTGAGCAGCCTATATGAAGGTCACTGTGTCTAATAAACTACATCAGGTCAGGTGATCCTACCTGTTCTCAGCAGAGAGCTCCTCCCATACTCCACATACTGCTTCAGGCGCGCCGGAAAAATCTGAGTCAAATCAGTCTTAGTTCCTAAATCTTCATGGCTGTTATGCAATGGGACAGCCTCAGGTCTAAGAGGGATCCATGTTAATGTATTCAGATCAAATTCCTCAAAGTCTTCTCCATCATAACCAAACTGTGTGAAACCTTTGACCTCATCAGTCTCATCATCCCACTCACAGCCCTCCACCTTCTGTAAAACATGGacacctgagacagagacagagactgtaaTTAACACTGATTCACACATGAAACATTCAGTGGAAAGATGATCTTAAAAACACTGTACATTGTGTgatgactgctgtttttaactGTGTGATCATGAATCAGGTTATTATCAGtagtttgtgtttaacagcttCAGCAACAAGTCTAACTAGCAGCTGATTAATGTTGACATGATGAATGACAGGTAGTGGCTGGaccactgaagacaaactgataTGATGGTTTACTTTACATCAATCTCTATTTCAGGttctgtgtaaaatgatgttaGAGTTTGAACTGATTGGTGTCTTGAGGCCCTGAGTCACTTTACAACTAAGATGCAGAACAGTAAAAAGTtaaacaggctgtaacatgtTACACACTGTACCTCCAGTTTGGTGGAAGAGACTCATCAAAATGTTTATGTAGGCTTCATTTGGCAAAAAGTGGAAACAGTTTTGTCTGTAAAACTCCAACCGCTCAGGATACTTTATGAAGAATGATTTAGCAATGTCCTTTACATCCAGTGTTCCTTTGCTGTCACAGTACCCCCACAGAAGTTCATCAATCTCCAGTGTTCCCACAAATCTTGGGAAGTTTGGGATTCCAGTTGATGTAGTTTGGAAATACTTCAGGGAGTGTAGcactgcaggacaaacaaaTAGGAGTATAAACATCACTAATCATAAATATGATGCcaagtgaaaatataaacatgatatgaagtgtgtgtgtttgctgtgaaggaacaaaatgcaaaagttgtaatgtaatgtgcagaacaaacagcctccattcagtatgaacacacactcatcatcacCTCTCAGAAATATGAAGAAATCAGTATGAGTCAGTAAAAACAGTCTGATCACGTTGAAGCAGGTGTGTAGTCAGTAATGGGCCAAGTTTAGTCAGAATGTATTTTATCACAGTAGTACGGAAGCCCTAAACGGCcatgcattcacacattttatttcctctggaTAACGATATAATTaagagtgagaatgtgtgtgtgtgtctgtaaatgaCCTTTAATATGATAATTGTTTAAGaacatcttgttttcatttagtttacTGATATAATTTGAAGCcaagttattattttattaactaTATTAGATGctaaatgcaggacttttatttgTCTCACTGTGAatcgtgtgtgtctgcgtgtcttcttcatgtttttcttcctcttctttccttcttttccttcactgggtgccggatggtttcagtcttttggaccttgtGGTTCCACTGcagtatcagtaaatctctctcttcGTCTTGGGGTCTTGGGCAGCTCGCCTCTCAACCTGcccccctcacagaggacaggtatGGGCCACGCCCCTCACAGAGGGCACATATTGACCCCGCCCCCTCACAGAGGGCATATAATGACCCCGCCCCCCCACGGAGGACATGTATTGGccacgcccccccccccccccacagagGACATGTATTGACCCCGCCCCCTCACAGAGAACATATATTGACCCCGCCCCCACAGAGGACATGTATTGACCCCGCCCCCTCACAGAAGACACTTATTGGCCACGCCCCCCTCACGGAGGACAGGTTCAGTGCAGCGAGCCAGAACCCAGAAAAAAGACCTCTCTGTTATTTAATAGTCTTTGCAATGACGTTATGTCGCTGTGGGCTgatataatattttgaaataatagtAGTAATGGCACtggtaaaaaatatatacttttttttatttttcaatatatattttttttctgcccctgTTTTCGGCGCCCCGAGCACTTGCCTATACTGCCTATGCCCAGGCAGGACCATCAGTAAAGAGTCTGACCATCATCCAGCCGAGGATGCTACTACGACGACATCAGGCTCACTTAGATTGTGCCGCCGATATAGCTGAAGCCTTGCTAACCATCTTCTTAGATTACGCACATTAATGTGTATAATATTTGTAATAGCGAAGCATAACGCTGTTTCAGCCTGTGTCAGGCCTTGATTGGGGAGATATGTGACGCGGTGATCGTTATGCTCCGGCTCCTCTGACATTGCTACACTGAATGATGTCTCCTGCAATGATTTAATAAACTACACTATCgttttgttttctcgtgatctcaaattaattatattgctatctcgggaaaacaaagttttgttaTCACAAGATCTCAAGAAAATTATCCAGTTATTTTgggaaaatggaggaaataaaatatatgaatgcATAGCCATTTAGGGCTTCCATACCAGAAGAAGATGCATCTAATAAAAAACGTGGCTTTGTAACGTGACTGTCACAACAATGAGCCGTGATGCCATCGACTATCCATTTATCCAGAGGAATCAGGACCATCTAACAGTTATTGTACTGTTGTGTGTCAAGCAGGACTTCCCCCTAcaaattaacagttaaaatgttatactaaatatatttttctcagaTGTATGAAGAGGCTGTTTCTGTGACGTTTCACTGTTTGGATTGTGTGACTATTTTTAAGCAACATATCATCAATTCAACATCAATGTATATTAATACAATCAGGAAATAGTTCAATATAATATTGATAGTATCATTCATGATTTCAtgaaaaaacaaggacaaaaagaagaatCAACTAAAAGTACTATAACATTCACACTGTTAATGGTTTtatagtttgtcctcacatgaattgagggtctaaggacagaggaagtCGTTCTCTGTACAGATTGATCAATACATTTCATCCAGAGTTGATTGTACagtatttgtttgatttaacaGTAACAAAGTGTTGTTCTCTCTCAATTCAAACATTGCTCTGCTGGCTGTTCTCATTCTCTGATTCATTTTACTGCTCATTAGTGTAAACAGCTGACCAATACTGAAGCTACAGTGACTGTAATGAATGCAAAGACATGTGTTACATGTGTGACTTGTGTCTGATGTTTGCTGTGTCATGCAgcatgtttacacacaaaagaaacaccaCTGCTGATTGAACAGTTCAAGTTCTTGTGCAAATATGATCCAATGATCCAAATTCATCTGGAGCAGCTGCCCAGAAACAGAACTTTGATAAGTCCAGATGTTCAAATGAGCAGCAGCCTGTTTGCTGTTGTGCAAGATCAAACTCCTTGAACCAGGAAGCTATTATGCCCTGATGTTTCAAGATTAAACTGTCGTAGTTGGgtcagtgtctgtttttgtcatttttgttacTTTCAAGTTTGTTCAAGTCCTTTTTTGTTCTGGGAAAAGATGACCCACATAATTCTTCACTGGCCCACCCAAAGTCCAGTTTCTTCTACTTAGCTGCAGAGTCGAGTTGATTGTGAAGTTTAAAgagtttaaaggtttaaaatatGATCTTACCTGGTGATGAAAcgtgacagaagagaaacaacaacaataatgttCTCATCTTGATTTGATGAAGACGAGTGAGTGAAGGACCGAgctggatcagctgtttcctgtcgTTTATCCTGGCAGAGGGCGATATatagagggagagggagagataaaggTCGGTCTAGAAATGGGCGGGTGAATAGTTTGTCTCACCTGTGAAGAACTCTGACAGGCCCCCAACAGGCCATCCAGGAGAAatcagcattattattattacgataatcatttttttctccttatgatttattatcatcattattgttgttattggtTTTACttcatcaaaatgtttctttcgCATTTAACTATCTTGCAACATTAGTGTTTGGAATATCACTTTATTGTGGGAAGAAAGAATTGGCTCCTCTTTTATGATAATATGGTTGAAGTCCTTCCTCTGCTGGTGATCTGacagactgaaatgtttcaccagcagtaacttAACATGAGtccagaaacagctgaaaagCTGCATGATGTAACAAACAGTTGAGCTAATTCTATTCTAGTAATTCAAGTACATCATTTTAGCTcatttaataataaatacagagcagctggaagttcatgttttgtcctctcctttttactttttacttacTAGATCCCACAGCACACAAATTGATTGGTtttctaaattaatttgaatttaaatctAATTTGTACCTTATTAAATGTGCGTGGTTGAGGTGGTTCCATGCAGGAAAAGAGAACTAACAGAATGTTTCTGACCTTTCAGCTGCCGTCAACAGACTGAATCCAGAAACAcgactgacaaacacaccgTCCTGCTCACAGAGACGTCATGAGGAACAACAGATACAACCACAAGAAAACTAAATGCTCTGACTTGAAGGATGTTGATGCCGTCTTCATTCTTGTAGCAGGAGGTTCACATTGAAAGTCTGATTTGAAGATGTGACTCCTCGACCTCTTGATGTCTTGACCACATCAGTCTGGACActaaacatgtacacacagagaATTGTCCTGTTATTGTCATGACATCTTAAAGAATTGTATAAACTTCCTCTCAGAGCTGCTTTTATTCTAGTAGCTGATCTTTTTCTCTCATCTGAGGAATTCTTGTTGATGACACGTCCACAGCCCTGTTCTTTATGACCCTTATTTCAATAAACCAGAATTATACACACAGTGTTCAGAACactcaaagaaaacattaaaacatgaaaaatacaatcaGACTTTATTAATGTAAGAACAATAGGAAATACACAGAAcagtaatgaatgaaatgagaTTATTATAACCACAAGGAGAACTTAGTAAATACAAGTTAcaggacaaaacacaataacataAATATCAGTGgtaagaaataaatacattcatgacAATTTAGTCTTTAAatggtattttttaaaaaatgtacaaaagaatgaaaacagacagaaggtGAACAAAGTCTCCACACAGCAGATGTTACTGTTCAGTGCTGAACTTTCCTTTTAGCTCGACAGTTTCAGGGATTACATTCACCCTCATGTACCAGCAACATGTCCTCAGTGATTGTGTCCCTTCTTCTTTATAGCTCCACAGTTTGGAGCCCACTGGTTTAATCTCACTGATTTAAGAGAAAACTCTTTTCttgacttcatcatcatcagacatttaatcttttcagtgtttagaagagaaaaacatatatacTCTTTAAATTCTTGCAGTTattctgaagatgttttttaaacacattttgatttaaacatgttgcTGGTAGGTGTGGCAACTGATCCAAAGTAGACAGAAATACCACAGAGAACAATACAAGTGTCACAGCCCTGTTTGTAATACTGTCTATAATACCACTAAACAGCCATTAGATGGCAGCaaagaaatgtatgaaataGAGGCTGAGAGTTTCACAGCTGCCCGACCCAAAGCTCtggtatttgatgacctgggaatgagactcaacaatcagctatgTTTCTCCAGAATCACATGCTGCATGTTTGAAGTGGGCAGAGCTCTAATGGGGGAAATAACATGTGACGTCATGCACCAATCAGGAACAGGCTACAGCTTTTGGGTTGCTTGGTCGCTGTCAATCATATAACATACTGCTACCACCATCACATCATATCATTTTGTATCATCACTTATAGTTTAGCTGTCTCATTTGAAGTCTTCCAGATTGTTTGTGTAACTCAACTGTCTTCATTCAGTCTCTCAGAGAGCTGAGAGCTGTTGTCAGGAGctgtaaagacaaacacactgttag
This window of the Acanthopagrus latus isolate v.2019 chromosome 3, fAcaLat1.1, whole genome shotgun sequence genome carries:
- the LOC119014490 gene encoding class I histocompatibility antigen, F10 alpha chain-like isoform X2, whose amino-acid sequence is MKTASTSFKINDRKQLIQLGPSLTRLHQIKMRTLLLLFLFCHVSSPVLHSLKYFQTTSTGIPNFPRFVGTLEIDELLWGYCDSKGTLDVKDIAKSFFIKYPERLEFYRQNCFHFLPNEAYINILMSLFHQTGGVHVLQKVEGCEWDDETDEVKGFTQFGYDGEDFEEFDLNTLTWIPLRPEAVPLHNSHEDLGTKTDLTQIFPARLKQYVEYGRSSLLRTELPSVSLLQKTPSSPVSCLATGFYPHRASLFWRKDGEELHEEVDHGEILPNHDGTFQMSVDLKLSSVTPEDWTRYDCVFQLYGVKEDIITKLEKDRIRTNEGKVKPSNMTVLVTAAVVVLALILISAAGFIVYKKKKAPDNSTELSEPLKPET
- the LOC119014490 gene encoding class I histocompatibility antigen, F10 alpha chain-like isoform X1 translates to MKTASTSFKINDRKQLIQLGPSLTRLHQIKMRTLLLLFLFCHVSSPVLHSLKYFQTTSTGIPNFPRFVGTLEIDELLWGYCDSKGTLDVKDIAKSFFIKYPERLEFYRQNCFHFLPNEAYINILMSLFHQTGGVHVLQKVEGCEWDDETDEVKGFTQFGYDGEDFEEFDLNTLTWIPLRPEAVPLHNSHEDLGTKTDLTQIFPARLKQYVEYGRSSLLRTELPSVSLLQKTPSSPVSCLATGFYPHRASLFWRKDGEELHEEVDHGEILPNHDGTFQMSVDLKLSSVTPEDWTRYDCVFQLYGVKEDIITKLEKDRIRTNEGKVKPSNMTVLVTAAVVVLALILISAAGFIVYKKKKAISPPSSPDNSTELSEPLKPET